The Candidatus Koribacter versatilis Ellin345 genome has a segment encoding these proteins:
- a CDS encoding IPT/TIG domain-containing protein — MKTKFAVLWVYLACALLLGSLISCGGGGGGGNSGGGLTPVVPSITAVSPTDALVGRSDFHLVVNGANFSSAAVVLWNSNPLATTFVNSGKIQADVPATSLTVGVAVKLSVKNGDTGKVSASFEFDVYNPAPTLTSISPTNAKMGLPVTITVTGSAFVSNSQVQWNGTAVATTFVSSTQLTADISAAQLGSATPGSIKVFNPGPRGGTSEGQTLLVVNAATTITTLDVSATAIVNDPTHGKLYATGAFDGSNYGVLAIDPLTGAAGTSQPVTGPTSQLALSSDGSYLWIGGRDNNLIQRVTLPGFAPDVTITIPPNHLGEKMFPLSMAAAPVGSHALAVMRSNYSTGADSLGVIYDDATPRANAITPGTYTVAGVTWLT, encoded by the coding sequence ATGAAAACCAAATTCGCGGTTCTCTGGGTATATCTAGCCTGTGCACTTCTACTTGGCAGTTTGATCAGTTGCGGCGGCGGTGGTGGGGGCGGTAACTCAGGAGGAGGCCTGACTCCTGTAGTTCCATCGATAACAGCGGTCTCGCCAACGGATGCACTGGTCGGGCGGTCTGACTTCCATCTCGTGGTAAACGGCGCGAACTTCTCCTCGGCTGCCGTGGTGTTATGGAACTCCAATCCGCTCGCGACCACGTTTGTTAACTCCGGAAAGATCCAGGCAGACGTTCCAGCAACGTCGCTGACCGTTGGCGTGGCCGTAAAACTGAGCGTAAAGAACGGCGATACAGGGAAGGTGAGCGCCTCGTTCGAGTTCGATGTGTACAACCCAGCGCCAACACTGACTTCAATTTCGCCGACGAACGCGAAGATGGGATTGCCGGTGACGATTACGGTCACAGGGTCCGCCTTTGTCAGCAACTCGCAGGTGCAGTGGAATGGGACAGCGGTGGCGACAACGTTCGTGAGTTCCACGCAACTCACGGCGGACATTTCGGCAGCGCAATTGGGAAGTGCCACTCCGGGATCGATCAAGGTATTTAATCCCGGACCACGGGGAGGGACATCGGAAGGGCAGACTCTGCTGGTGGTGAACGCCGCAACGACAATCACGACGCTCGACGTGAGCGCGACCGCAATCGTGAATGATCCGACACACGGGAAACTGTATGCAACGGGAGCATTCGATGGGTCAAATTATGGCGTATTGGCAATTGACCCGCTGACGGGCGCCGCAGGAACCTCGCAACCGGTAACGGGGCCAACCAGCCAGTTGGCGCTGTCTTCGGACGGCTCGTATTTATGGATAGGAGGACGGGACAACAACCTGATCCAAAGAGTGACGCTTCCGGGATTTGCGCCGGACGTTACGATTACGATTCCGCCCAACCATTTAGGCGAAAAGATGTTTCCGTTGTCGATGGCTGCGGCGCCTGTGGGTTCGCACGCGCTGGCGGTTATGCGGAGCAATTATTCGACGGGAGCGGATTCGCTCGGTGTCATCTATGACGATGCGACGCCGAGAGCAAACGCAATCACGCCCGGAACCTACACGGTTGCCGGAGTGACCTGGCTGACGTAG